A single Phoenix dactylifera cultivar Barhee BC4 chromosome 1, palm_55x_up_171113_PBpolish2nd_filt_p, whole genome shotgun sequence DNA region contains:
- the LOC103697003 gene encoding putative disease resistance protein RGA4 isoform X7, translating into MASAFLSSILSKTSQVFGCVRSWAVSPSSSSDPRSSVLEDLKELERTLRRIKAVLHDAEEREIRDESVKIWLKELKEVAYEADDVLDEYQYEVLRAQVEGRASRKRKREEGDDEEEVSIPDGMGDRIRKIRERFDYISEDRDRLRLREEDGERRVLEAPCPAPTSHMVDELSIYGRERDKQEVINLLFSEGVGNGVSVIPIVGKGGLGKTTIAQLVYNDPKVKEYFNLTGWICVSDDFDVPRLTKAILESLTRSSCDLAQLSTLQDTLKEKLKRKRVLLVLDDVWNDQQSCWECLRKPFVGAETVRIIVTCRNDSVAEIMQTVRPYHPGYLSPEQSWSLFRHYAFGGRDPEEQPRLADIGKQIVKKCSGLPLAVKSIGSLLRYMADEDSWMDVIQSDVWEVDENVNEILPTLRLSYSRMPARLKPCLIYCSMFPKDYEFDKDELVRLWMAQGYIQTSGGRRRMADIGNEYFNDLERRSFFDSYWSKFKMHDMIHDLAKSIAGNECWAIVDKKLPSLSDEVRHLYVEDEKEFGKSLCSYNLRALRTLLIQHQFRFPTAIQKLIKFLLLLRCLRALEFCWEREDEIPDLLGNLKHLRYLHITSNKIEKLPESICPLYHLQTLVLECPHLAELPDGLGNLANLHHLQIVSRVILCLPARIGKLTNLQSLLGCYKVQGGIGGVLKDLVNLETLIISGLMNMVNIEDARDAGLKYKHELEGLMLAWNAVDCKNDPYHEENKDYYGLLHLEAFSEEHKDVPADEKREEAMLEYLQPHANLEKLLIEGYGGSKFPKWVGDPFSFASLQEIRIINCKKIRSLPLYIHDSLGKLDAPISKSMLERVSIFGCWQLTSITGLHYLHSLKVLEISFCPQLLILSEEGLPSNLQDLHIEECQQLTSLPGMQNIISLEKLTIKNCPQLQLLSEERLPSKLKCLHIEECQQLTSLSGMQNLTSLKALFIQNCPKLQIMAEDQLSSMPDEVKIADCPGSINWCQIQNINCIQVTSGNKLTISNKWENIMHGFGDLTSIEHLYFSSSWKFFWKTNSISVLEELTIWSCTHILPLEYLPELTSLRSLVIKDCPGVRLLRDELLPSMLKTLVVDSCENLRCLQLVQQNRDALEELQIVNCPKITMVQGLNCPFFPKFLTIEQCPQLPLSQDDRRPFIPPRVKIAGVLETKFYPPHSENKETIDDGTQEKQVLDCVKIEHANSAVSSIFDAADDCNMGQFLQLGLPSSCSSQSPVQSLQNHRYL; encoded by the exons ATGGCGAGCGCTTTCCTCTCTTCCATCCTATCAAAAACCAGCCAAGTGTTCGGCTGTGTTCGAAGTTGGGCAGTCTCGccgtcttcatcatcggatccaCGCAGCAGTGTCTTGGAAGATCTGAAGGAACTGGAGAGAACATTGAGGAGGATCAAGGCAGTGCTCCATGACGCGGAGGAGAGGGAGATACGAGACGAATCCGTCAAGATCTGGCTGAAGGAGCTTAAAGAAGTCGCTTATGAAGCAGACGACGTGCTGGACGAGTACCAGTACGAGGTACTGCGAGCCCAAGTGGAAGGCCGAGCTTCCCGCAAGAGGAAGCGAGAGGAAGGGGACGATGAGGAAGAG GTTTCAATTCCGGACGGCATGGGGGATAGAATCAGGAAGATCAGGGAGAGGTTTGATTATATCTCGGAGGATCGGGATCGCCTCCGTTTAAGAGAGGAAGATGGAGAGCGACGGGTTCTCGAAGCTCCGTGCCCAGCACCAACCAGCCACATGGTGGATGAGTTGAGTATTTATGGAAGGGAACGCGACAAGCAGGAGGTAATTAATTTGCTGTTTTCCGAGGGTGTGGGAAATGGTGTTTCTGTCATTCCGATTGTCGGCAAGGGGGGACTGGGAAAAACCACCATCGCCCAGCTGGTCTACAATGACCCCAAGGTAAAAGAATATTTCAATCTAACTGGATGGATTTGTGTATCCGATGATTTCGATGTTCCAAGGCTAACAAAGGCCATCCTTGAGTCTCTTACTCGAAGTTCTTGTGATCTTGCACAACTAAGCACACTTCAAGATACTCTCAAGGAAAAGCTGAAGAGGAAGAGAGTGTTGCTCGTGCTCGACGACGTCTGGAATGATCAGCAAAGCTGTTGGGAATGCTTAAGAAAACCCTTCGTTGGCGCAGAAACAGTAAGAATTATCGTGACCTGTAGGAATGATTCGGTTGCCGAGATCATGCAGACAGTTCGTCCTTATCATCCTGGCTACTTGTCTCCAGAGCAGTCTTGGTCATTATTCAGACATTATGCATTCGGTGGTCGAGACCCTGAAGAACAACCACGCTTGGCAGATATCGGTAAGCAGATTGTCAAGAAATGTTCCGGTTTACCATTGGCTGTGAAGTCAATAGGAAGCCTTCTAAGATACATGGCAGATGAAGATAGCTGGATGGATGTCATACAAAGTGATGTATGGGAAGTCGACGAGAATGTTAATGAGATTTTGCCAACTCTTAGATTAAGCTATAGCCGCATGCCAGCACGTCTAAAACCTTGTCTCATTTATTGTTCCATGTTTCCGAAGGATTATGAGTTTGACAAAGATGAATTAGTCCGATTGTGGATGGCACAAGGTTACATCCAAACATCTGGAGGTAGAAGAAGAATGGCAGACATTGGCAATGAATACTTCAATGACTTGGAAAGAAGATCATTCTTTGATTCCTATTGGTCTAAGTTTAAGATGCATGATATGATACATGATCTAGCAAAATCTATTGCAGGAAATGAGTGTTGGGCAATTGTGGATAAGAAGCTACCCAGTCTCTCCGATGAGGTTCGCCATTTATATGTGGAAGATGAAAAGGAATTTGGGAAATCACTGTGCTCGTATAATCTTAGGGCCTTACGGACCTTGTTAATACAACATCAGTTTAGATTTCCAACAGCAATCCAAAAATTAATCAAGTTTCTGCTGCTACTAAGATGTTTACGGGCTCTAGAATTTTGTTGGGAAAGGGAAGATGAGATCCCAGATTTACTCGGTAACCTGAAGCACTTGCGCTACTTACATATTACATCCAACAAAATTGAGAAGCTCCCTGAATCAATATGTCCCCTTTATCACCTACAGACGTTGGTACTTGAGTGCCCGCATCTTGCAGAGTTACCAGATGGTCTAGGCAACCTTGCTAACCTCCACCACCTACAAATTGTGAGCAGAGTAATTCTCTGCCTGCCAGCTAGGATCGGAAAACTAACAAATCTTCAGAGCTTGCTTGGATGTTATAAAGTGCAGGGTGGGATAGGAGGAGTGCTGAAGGATTTGGTGAACCTCGAAACTCTCATCATCTCAGGGCTCATGAACATGGTCAACATAGAGGATGCCAGAGATGCCGGTCTTAAATATAAGCATGAACTCGAGGGGTTGATGCTAGCTTGGAATGCGGTCGACTGCAAAAATGATCCGTATCATGAGGAAAATAAGGATTACTACGGATTACTACATCTAGAAGCTTTTTCAGAGGAACATAAGGATGTCCCAGCCGATGAAAAAAGGGAGGAAGCCATGCTTGAGTATCTCCAACCTCACGCCAACCTCGAAAAGTTGCTTATAGAAGGATATGGTGGTTCCAAGTTTCCAAAATGGGTGGGAGATCCTTTCTCCTTTGCATCACTTCAAGAAATCCGTATAATTAATTGTAAAAAAATACGGTCTCTTCCTCTATACATTCATGACTCTCTTGGAAAATTGGATGCACCCATATCAAAATCCATGCTTGAGAGGGTGTCCATTTTTGGTTGCTGGCAACTCACATCGATAACAGGGCTGCATTATCTCCACTCGCTTAAAGTACTGGAGATATCCTTTTGTCCTCAACTCCTGATATTATCAGAGGAAGGACTACCTTccaatcttcaagatctacatATTGAGGAGTGCCAGCAGTTGACATCCCTACCGGGGATGCAAAACATTATTTCTCttgaaaaattaactataaaAAATTGTCCTCAACTCCAACTCTTATCAGAGGAAAGACTGCCATCCAAGCTTAAATGTCTGCATATTGAGGAGTGCCAGCAATTGACATCACTGTCAGGGATGCAAAATCTTACTTCTCTCAAAGCATTATTTATACAAAATTGTCCTAAACTTCAGATCATGGCAGAAGATCAGCTCTCATCTATGCCTGACGAAGTGAAAATTGCTGATTGCCCTGGATCGATTAACTGGTGTCAAATACAAAATATCAACTGCATTCAG GTCACTTCGGGCAACAAACTGACTATATCGAACAAATGGGAGAACATAATGCATGGATTTGGTGATTTGACATCCATTGAGCATCTTTATTTCAGTAGTTCTTGGAAATTCTTTTGGAAAACAAACTCCATATCTGTACTTGAAGAGCTGACAATATGGAGTTGCACGCACATCCTACCACTAGAGTACCTGCCCGAGCTCACATCTCTTCGAAGCTTGGTTATAAAGGACTGTCCTGGTGTCCGACTCCTGCGAGATGAACTGCTCCCATCCATGCTCAAGACCTTGGTAGTTGATAGTTGTGAGAACCTAAGGTGTTTGCAGTTGGTGCAGCAGAATCGAGATGCACTTGAGGAGCTGCAGATTGTGAATTGCCCAAAGATCACTATGGTGCAAGGGCTGAATTGCCCTTTCTTCCCAAAATTCTTAACAATAGAACAATGCCCTCAACTTCCGCTTTCACAAGATGATCGGCGGCCATTTATTCCTCCACGTGTCAAAATTGCAGGAGTATTGGAGACAAAATTCTATCCTCCACATTCAG AGAACAAAGAAACAATTGATGATGGAACCCAGGAGAAACAAGTGTTGGATTGTGTGAAGATTGAGCATGCTAACAGTGCTGTATCTTCAATATTTGATGCAGCAGATGATTGTAACATGGGTCAATTCCTACAGCTCGGGCTTCCTTCTAGTTGCAGCTCACAGTCCCCGGTACAATCATTGCAAAACCATCG
- the LOC103697003 gene encoding putative disease resistance protein RGA4 isoform X5, whose product MASAFLSSILSKTSQVFGCVRSWAVSPSSSSDPRSSVLEDLKELERTLRRIKAVLHDAEEREIRDESVKIWLKELKEVAYEADDVLDEYQYEVLRAQVEGRASRKRKREEGDDEEEVSIPDGMGDRIRKIRERFDYISEDRDRLRLREEDGERRVLEAPCPAPTSHMVDELSIYGRERDKQEVINLLFSEGVGNGVSVIPIVGKGGLGKTTIAQLVYNDPKVKEYFNLTGWICVSDDFDVPRLTKAILESLTRSSCDLAQLSTLQDTLKEKLKRKRVLLVLDDVWNDQQSCWECLRKPFVGAETVRIIVTCRNDSVAEIMQTVRPYHPGYLSPEQSWSLFRHYAFGGRDPEEQPRLADIGKQIVKKCSGLPLAVKSIGSLLRYMADEDSWMDVIQSDVWEVDENVNEILPTLRLSYSRMPARLKPCLIYCSMFPKDYEFDKDELVRLWMAQGYIQTSGGRRRMADIGNEYFNDLERRSFFDSYWSKFKMHDMIHDLAKSIAGNECWAIVDKKLPSLSDEVRHLYVEDEKEFGKSLCSYNLRALRTLLIQHQFRFPTAIQKLIKFLLLLRCLRALEFCWEREDEIPDLLGNLKHLRYLHITSNKIEKLPESICPLYHLQTLVLECPHLAELPDGLGNLANLHHLQIVSRVILCLPARIGKLTNLQSLLGCYKVQGGIGGVLKDLVNLETLIISGLMNMVNIEDARDAGLKYKHELEGLMLAWNAVDCKNDPYHEENKDYYGLLHLEAFSEEHKDVPADEKREEAMLEYLQPHANLEKLLIEGYGGSKFPKWVGDPFSFASLQEIRIINCKKIRSLPLYIHDSLGKLDAPISKSMLERVSIFGCWQLTSITGLHYLHSLKVLEISFCPQLLILSEEGLPSNLQDLHIEECQQLTSLPGMQNIISLEKLTIKNCPQLQLLSEERLPSKLKCLHIEECQQLTSLSGMQNLTSLKALFIQNCPKLQIMAEDQLSSMPDEVKIADCPGSINWCQIQNINCIQVTSGNKLTISNKWENIMHGFGDLTSIEHLYFSSSWKFFWKTNSISVLEELTIWSCTHILPLEYLPELTSLRSLVIKDCPGVRLLRDELLPSMLKTLVVDSCENLRCLQLVQQNRDALEELQIVNCPKITMVQGLNCPFFPKFLTIEQCPQLPLSQDDRRPFIPPRVKIAGVLETKFYPPHSENKETIDDGTQEKQVLDCVKIEHANSAVSSIFDAADDCNMGQFLQLGLPSSCSSQSPVQSLQNHRTCNASGFRPEASSDR is encoded by the exons ATGGCGAGCGCTTTCCTCTCTTCCATCCTATCAAAAACCAGCCAAGTGTTCGGCTGTGTTCGAAGTTGGGCAGTCTCGccgtcttcatcatcggatccaCGCAGCAGTGTCTTGGAAGATCTGAAGGAACTGGAGAGAACATTGAGGAGGATCAAGGCAGTGCTCCATGACGCGGAGGAGAGGGAGATACGAGACGAATCCGTCAAGATCTGGCTGAAGGAGCTTAAAGAAGTCGCTTATGAAGCAGACGACGTGCTGGACGAGTACCAGTACGAGGTACTGCGAGCCCAAGTGGAAGGCCGAGCTTCCCGCAAGAGGAAGCGAGAGGAAGGGGACGATGAGGAAGAG GTTTCAATTCCGGACGGCATGGGGGATAGAATCAGGAAGATCAGGGAGAGGTTTGATTATATCTCGGAGGATCGGGATCGCCTCCGTTTAAGAGAGGAAGATGGAGAGCGACGGGTTCTCGAAGCTCCGTGCCCAGCACCAACCAGCCACATGGTGGATGAGTTGAGTATTTATGGAAGGGAACGCGACAAGCAGGAGGTAATTAATTTGCTGTTTTCCGAGGGTGTGGGAAATGGTGTTTCTGTCATTCCGATTGTCGGCAAGGGGGGACTGGGAAAAACCACCATCGCCCAGCTGGTCTACAATGACCCCAAGGTAAAAGAATATTTCAATCTAACTGGATGGATTTGTGTATCCGATGATTTCGATGTTCCAAGGCTAACAAAGGCCATCCTTGAGTCTCTTACTCGAAGTTCTTGTGATCTTGCACAACTAAGCACACTTCAAGATACTCTCAAGGAAAAGCTGAAGAGGAAGAGAGTGTTGCTCGTGCTCGACGACGTCTGGAATGATCAGCAAAGCTGTTGGGAATGCTTAAGAAAACCCTTCGTTGGCGCAGAAACAGTAAGAATTATCGTGACCTGTAGGAATGATTCGGTTGCCGAGATCATGCAGACAGTTCGTCCTTATCATCCTGGCTACTTGTCTCCAGAGCAGTCTTGGTCATTATTCAGACATTATGCATTCGGTGGTCGAGACCCTGAAGAACAACCACGCTTGGCAGATATCGGTAAGCAGATTGTCAAGAAATGTTCCGGTTTACCATTGGCTGTGAAGTCAATAGGAAGCCTTCTAAGATACATGGCAGATGAAGATAGCTGGATGGATGTCATACAAAGTGATGTATGGGAAGTCGACGAGAATGTTAATGAGATTTTGCCAACTCTTAGATTAAGCTATAGCCGCATGCCAGCACGTCTAAAACCTTGTCTCATTTATTGTTCCATGTTTCCGAAGGATTATGAGTTTGACAAAGATGAATTAGTCCGATTGTGGATGGCACAAGGTTACATCCAAACATCTGGAGGTAGAAGAAGAATGGCAGACATTGGCAATGAATACTTCAATGACTTGGAAAGAAGATCATTCTTTGATTCCTATTGGTCTAAGTTTAAGATGCATGATATGATACATGATCTAGCAAAATCTATTGCAGGAAATGAGTGTTGGGCAATTGTGGATAAGAAGCTACCCAGTCTCTCCGATGAGGTTCGCCATTTATATGTGGAAGATGAAAAGGAATTTGGGAAATCACTGTGCTCGTATAATCTTAGGGCCTTACGGACCTTGTTAATACAACATCAGTTTAGATTTCCAACAGCAATCCAAAAATTAATCAAGTTTCTGCTGCTACTAAGATGTTTACGGGCTCTAGAATTTTGTTGGGAAAGGGAAGATGAGATCCCAGATTTACTCGGTAACCTGAAGCACTTGCGCTACTTACATATTACATCCAACAAAATTGAGAAGCTCCCTGAATCAATATGTCCCCTTTATCACCTACAGACGTTGGTACTTGAGTGCCCGCATCTTGCAGAGTTACCAGATGGTCTAGGCAACCTTGCTAACCTCCACCACCTACAAATTGTGAGCAGAGTAATTCTCTGCCTGCCAGCTAGGATCGGAAAACTAACAAATCTTCAGAGCTTGCTTGGATGTTATAAAGTGCAGGGTGGGATAGGAGGAGTGCTGAAGGATTTGGTGAACCTCGAAACTCTCATCATCTCAGGGCTCATGAACATGGTCAACATAGAGGATGCCAGAGATGCCGGTCTTAAATATAAGCATGAACTCGAGGGGTTGATGCTAGCTTGGAATGCGGTCGACTGCAAAAATGATCCGTATCATGAGGAAAATAAGGATTACTACGGATTACTACATCTAGAAGCTTTTTCAGAGGAACATAAGGATGTCCCAGCCGATGAAAAAAGGGAGGAAGCCATGCTTGAGTATCTCCAACCTCACGCCAACCTCGAAAAGTTGCTTATAGAAGGATATGGTGGTTCCAAGTTTCCAAAATGGGTGGGAGATCCTTTCTCCTTTGCATCACTTCAAGAAATCCGTATAATTAATTGTAAAAAAATACGGTCTCTTCCTCTATACATTCATGACTCTCTTGGAAAATTGGATGCACCCATATCAAAATCCATGCTTGAGAGGGTGTCCATTTTTGGTTGCTGGCAACTCACATCGATAACAGGGCTGCATTATCTCCACTCGCTTAAAGTACTGGAGATATCCTTTTGTCCTCAACTCCTGATATTATCAGAGGAAGGACTACCTTccaatcttcaagatctacatATTGAGGAGTGCCAGCAGTTGACATCCCTACCGGGGATGCAAAACATTATTTCTCttgaaaaattaactataaaAAATTGTCCTCAACTCCAACTCTTATCAGAGGAAAGACTGCCATCCAAGCTTAAATGTCTGCATATTGAGGAGTGCCAGCAATTGACATCACTGTCAGGGATGCAAAATCTTACTTCTCTCAAAGCATTATTTATACAAAATTGTCCTAAACTTCAGATCATGGCAGAAGATCAGCTCTCATCTATGCCTGACGAAGTGAAAATTGCTGATTGCCCTGGATCGATTAACTGGTGTCAAATACAAAATATCAACTGCATTCAG GTCACTTCGGGCAACAAACTGACTATATCGAACAAATGGGAGAACATAATGCATGGATTTGGTGATTTGACATCCATTGAGCATCTTTATTTCAGTAGTTCTTGGAAATTCTTTTGGAAAACAAACTCCATATCTGTACTTGAAGAGCTGACAATATGGAGTTGCACGCACATCCTACCACTAGAGTACCTGCCCGAGCTCACATCTCTTCGAAGCTTGGTTATAAAGGACTGTCCTGGTGTCCGACTCCTGCGAGATGAACTGCTCCCATCCATGCTCAAGACCTTGGTAGTTGATAGTTGTGAGAACCTAAGGTGTTTGCAGTTGGTGCAGCAGAATCGAGATGCACTTGAGGAGCTGCAGATTGTGAATTGCCCAAAGATCACTATGGTGCAAGGGCTGAATTGCCCTTTCTTCCCAAAATTCTTAACAATAGAACAATGCCCTCAACTTCCGCTTTCACAAGATGATCGGCGGCCATTTATTCCTCCACGTGTCAAAATTGCAGGAGTATTGGAGACAAAATTCTATCCTCCACATTCAG AGAACAAAGAAACAATTGATGATGGAACCCAGGAGAAACAAGTGTTGGATTGTGTGAAGATTGAGCATGCTAACAGTGCTGTATCTTCAATATTTGATGCAGCAGATGATTGTAACATGGGTCAATTCCTACAGCTCGGGCTTCCTTCTAGTTGCAGCTCACAGTCCCCGGTACAATCATTGCAAAACCATCG